From the genome of Acropora palmata chromosome 8, jaAcrPala1.3, whole genome shotgun sequence:
AGGTGGTCCTACCATTCAGTGCCTGTACTGTAACAGAAACCACGCCCTTGAAGATTGCCATTTGTTACGCTGGAAACCATACTCTGAGAGAATCCAGTTCCTATCCTCAAACAAGCTGTGTTTTGGGTGCTTGTCTGACCAGCACATTTTACGACACTGCCCCGAACGGAAAACTTGCAAGATAGCCAATTGTACCAGAAAGCATCCATCCATTTTGCATACCCGGCCTCGTCAGGCATCCACAACTGATGTTGGTGTTGGTACGGACGATGATATTGGTGCCCAAGTTCGCTGTAGCATGGCGAATACAGATGAAAATGTAACAAGTTGTTCGTTTGAGCGTTGTAGAACAGGCATGGCCGTAATACCAGTCAAAGTGAGAGTAAAGGGGAGTGATAAGTCCGTCGTCACATATGCCTTCCTTGACAACGGCAGCAATTCAAGTTTCTGCACCGATTCTCTGATGAAACAACTCGGAATAAAGGGTCAAAGGACGAAGATATCCTTGTCTACTCTAGAAAGGAAGAACAGTACAGTTGTCAGTAACCTCGTTCGTGACCTTCTCGTATCAGACttggacgagaacgagtacgtcAGTCTACCCATCCTGTATACTAGACCGGAGATCCCTGTCAGCAGTGATGACATCCCTACCCAGGGCGATATTGACCAGTGGCCTCATCTCCAAGGTGTCTTCATTCCCGAGTCCACGCCGAAGTAGGTCTTCTTATTGTGACTGATGTACCTGAAGCTCTTGAGCCCCTGGAAATAAAGCATAGCCAAGAAGGGGGTCCATATGCTACAAGAACGCGCATTGGTTGGGCCGTCAATGGTCCTTTGGGGCGCCATCGACGTTGGTTCCACACCTCTGGTTTCTTCGTTAGAGTTGACCCAGAACTGCACCAGATGGTGGAAGATTTTTATAACTGTGACTTCACTGAATCAATAGTTGATGACAAGACTGAGATGTCACAAGACGAGTTGCGGTTCATGCAAAATGCCGAAGAAATAGTGAAACTGAAGGACGGTCATTACCAAATTTCCTTACCATTTAAAGATCGTGAGGCTTCCGTTCCCAACAACAAATCACAAGCCCTGCAGCGCACCAACTGGTTGAagaaaaaacttgaaagagACCCAAGGTTGTCTGAAGATTACAAGACCTTCATGGCAGATATCGTGGCCAAAGGTTACGCGCGCAAAGTCCCATTGGAACAGATGAATCTCCAGAACGGAAAAGTGTGGTACATACCTCACCACGGGGTGTACCACCCCCACAAACCAGGAAAGATTCGGGTGGTTTTCGATTGCTCAGCCAAGTTTAACGGAGTATCTCTGAACAGCATGCTATACAAAGGTCCAAACCTAACCAATTATTTGATCGGAGTGTTAACACGATTCCGTCAGGATAGAATTGCAGTTACAGCAGATATCCAGTCTATGTTTTACCAAGTGAGAGTTTCAACCGGTGACAGTTCCTTTCTACGCTTTCTGTGGTGGGAAAATAGTGACATGACAAGAGAATTACAAGAATATCAGATGCTCGTGCACTTGTTTGGAGCTATATCATCACCGGCCTGTGCAAACTTTGCTCTTCGAAAAACAGCTGAAGATAATAAAGACAGTTTCTCCCTTGAAGCCACCAACACAGTAAAGAGGAATTTCTACGTCGATGATTGTCTAAAGTCTCTTCCATCCGAGCTATTTTGATGTCAACAGCTTACGAAGCCTATTGTCAAGAGGCGGTTTTAGACTAACTAAATGGATTAGCAGCAGTCCCATGGTTAATGAAGCTATTCCCGATCCAGAGAGAtcgaaagaaattaaaagcatTGATACGGACTAGGACGACCCCCATGTACAGCGAGCTCTTGGAATTCAGTGGTGTGTGAGATCTGACACGTTTGGCTTCAGAATATGCCCAAAACCTCGTTCTCCGACGCGAAGAGGTGTTCTGTCTGCTGCgagttcaatttttgacccttTGGGTTTTTTGGCGCCTTTCATTCTGACTGCGAAACAAATTCTTCAAGATCTCTGTCGCATAAAGTTGGAATGGGATGGAGAAATTCCTCCACAGTACATGCCACGCTGGGAAAATTGGCTTCTGGACCTCCCAAAGCTATCGTCTTTCTCTATAATCCCTTGTTTGATGCCAGCAGAATTTGGTCAAGTCGCATCTAGCCAGCTCCATCATTTTTCCAATGCTTCGGAAGATGGGTACGGTTCAGTGTCTTACCTGCGATTAGTAAACGAAGAAGGAGACATTCATTGTGCGTTCTTATTTGGCAAATCACGCGTTACACCTCTGAAAGCTGTGACGATTCCCCGCCTAGAGCTCTCAGCCGCTACTATGTCAGTACGCCATGACAGGATGCTAAAGAGAGAATCGAGATATGGCTCAGCATGCCATCGATGTTCTGGTCAGATAGTATGTCAGTGCTACGTTACATCAAGAACGAGACCAAACGTTTTCATACCTTTGTAGCCAATCGTATTTCCATGATTCGTGACGGTTCGACTCCAAATCAATGGCAGTACGTTGAAGGAATAGTCAACCCCGGTGACAGCTGAAGCACTATTGAGCCGCAACCAGTGGTTAATGGGGCCGGAATTTCTATGGCAGCCTGAAGAAGAATGGCCTCAGAATCCCTCTTTAGGGAGTATTCCATGCGAAGATCCAGAAGTAAAAGCAGACATCAAGGTTTCCATGGTTTCACTAACTAAGTCCGTGCATCCTCTGACTGAGTATTTTCATCGAGTGTCTTCATGGTACAGATTAAAAAAGT
Proteins encoded in this window:
- the LOC141890745 gene encoding uncharacterized protein LOC141890745; protein product: MVEDFYNCDFTESIVDDKTEMSQDELRFMQNAEEIVKLKDGHYQISLPFKDREASVPNNKSQALQRTNWLKKKLERDPRLSEDYKTFMADIVAKGYARKVPLEQMNLQNGKVWYIPHHGVYHPHKPGKIRVVFDCSAKFNGVSLNSMLYKGPNLTNYLIGVLTRFRQDRIAVTADIQSMFYQVRVSTGDSSFLRFLWWENSDMTRELQEYQMLVHLFGAISSPACANFALRKTAEDNKDSFSLEATNTVKRNFYVDDCLKSLPSELF